CAAAGAAAAAGCGATCGAAAAGCATGTGAGCATGATGCGGGAGGCTGCGGCCAAAGGAGCGCAAATCATCTGCCTGCAGGAAATCTTTTACGGCCCGTATTTCTGTGCAGAACAGAGCACCAAATGGTATGAAGCGGCTGAAGAAATACCGGATGGGCCGACCGTCAGGCAGTTTCAGGAACTGGCAAAAGAGCTCGGAACCGTGCTGATCCTGCCGATCTACGAGCGTGTGGGCATCGGGACTTATTACAATACGGCGGCGGTGATCGACGCGGACGGCAGCTACCTGGGCAAGTACAGAAAACAGCATATTCCCCATGTGGGCGTAGGAGAAAAGGGCTGCGGCTTCTGGGAAAAATATTATTTTAAACCGGGCAATCTGGGTTATCCCGTCTTTGAGACCGCTTTTGCCAAAATCGGCGTCTACATCTGCTATGACCGTCATTTTCCGGAGGGAGCGAGGCTGCTCGGCCTGAACGGCGCAGAGATTATCTTCAATCCGTCGGCTACTGTAGCGGGACTCTCCGAGTACCTCTGGAAGCTGGAGCAGCCTGCCCACGCGGTAGCCAACGGGTACTACGTGGCCGCGATCAACAGGGTGGGCGTGGAGGAGCCATGGGCGATGGGGGAATTCTACGGCCAGTCCTATCTGGTTGATCCGCGCGGTCAGTTTGTCGCCATCGGCAGCAGAGATCGGGACGAAGTGATCATCGGGGAGATGGACCGAAATCTCATCCACCAGGTGCGGGATACGTGGCAATTCTACCGGGACCGCAGACCGGAGACCTACGAGGATATGGTGAAGCTGTTGCCCTGATCGGGCCGAAATGGGTTGGAAAGACAAGAGGTTCGCCCAGAAGCAGGGAGGCGTGAGAAATTACGCCCCCTTTTTTTCCTTTTGAGGTTTACAGTTGGCAGGAAACGGGAAGTAGGAGGGTAAGAGATGAAGCAAATCGTCTATCGGGGAGTCGAATATCAGGAAGCCGTCCGCGTGGTCAAATCGCAGCGGTACGAGAGGCATGAGCGCAGGCAATTCGTTAATGGCGCCATTGCCAAGGCCGTATTCGGAACCGGTGTCTATCTCGTCAGCAGCAAGAAAATCGCGGCGCAATATGCGATCTGCCATGCCGAGACGACCTGGGACCAGGCTGCGATTCTCGCGCAGGAGCTGGATACGGACAAACTTTTTTGCCTGCACGAGGGCTACGGTGAAAATCAGCTGCGCACCGACGCTTTGCGCGAGCTCTATACGGAGCAGGAATTGATCCAAAAGGCAGAGGGGCTGTCTCACCGCGAATGGCTGGATTGGACAGGAGAAGCGATTCGTCGCTACCTGCTGGCCAAGGGGTATGAAGGAATCAGCTACCGGATTTCCGATGAGCTGACCTATTACATTTGCTATAGGCCTGAGCGGCAAATCGCAAATATTTCACTCTATTCTGTATTCGATTTGGGAGTTTCGTCGTAAAACTATCGACTTGTCCATCTCCCTTTGGTAGAATTAGACATTATTCGACTAATTTCATCAAATATAAAAAGATTTTGGTAATAAGGAGATGGAGATGTGACATGAAAAAACTATTTAGCAAGTTCAAGCCACGAAAAAAGCAGGACGCTCCGCGCAGTCAGAAGCTGAAGAAGCTCGGAAACATGAGACTCAATGTGCTCCGCAATCTAAAAACCAGAACGAAATTGATCAGTCTGGTTGTATTGATGGGCGTATTTATGGCAGCTGTTGGCGCGACCGGGTTGTTCAACCTGATGAAGGCGGAAAGCCGCATGACGACCATGTACGAGGATCAGCTCCTGCCGGTCAAATGGATCAATGAGCTCCGCACCGAAACCAGGCAGATCGAAGGTCTCATCTATAAAATGATGCTCGAATCCAGCCCGTCCAAGCTGCGCGACTACAAGCAGCAGTATGGCGATCTGGTTACCCGTTCGGACGAGTTGTTGGCACAGCTCGAGGCGACTGGGAACAGCGATAAGGAAAAAGAAATCCTGGAAACCCTTCGCATGCTTTTGGACAAATACCGCAGCGATCAGAATGTGGTCATCAAGCTGATCGACGAGGGGAATGCGGATGAAGCATTTGCCTTTTTCCGCGCGACAGAATCGACGCTGAACGGAATTAACCAGGAATTAAAAGGGTGGGCCAGTTTCAAAGAGACCTATGCGGAAGAGATGAACAATACGAATACGCAAGAGGCGAAGACCGTTGAAATGTTGATGGCCGTCATCGCCATCATGGCCATCGTCCTCTCACTGGGCCTCGGCTTTACGATTGCGCGCCTGATTGCCAATCCTCTCCGCGAGGTCGCTTCTCGACTGGAGGAGCTCGCATCGGGCAACCTGAATGTAGAGCCGATCGACGACCTCGGTCGAGACGAAGCAGGCGTCCTGGCGGCGGCCTTCAATCGCCTGGCGGCAGAGCTGAGACAGCTGATCGAACAGGTAAAGATCGCCAGCGAACAGGTGGCTTCTTCTTCCCAGCAACTCCATGCCAGTGCGGAAATGACCGCGCAATCCGCGCAGCAAGCGGCGGAAGCGATCGAAGAGATCGCTTCTGGCACCGAAGTGCAAAGTCAGCGCACAGCTGAAGGGGTACGCGTCATGGAAGAAATGGCGCTGGCCGTACAGCGTATCGCGGAGACTTCCGGCACCGTATCGGAATTTTCCGGACAAGCTGCCAAGGAAGCAGAGCAGGGCAATGAGCGCGTTCAGTCCGCTGTTCAGCAGATGAGCGCGATCAATGAAGCCGTAAGCCGCGCTTCTGCGCTGGTGCAATCACTGGGTGTGCGATCGGATGCCATCGGCGAGATCGTGCAGGTGATCACCGGGATTGCTTCGCAAACCAATCTGCTCGCGTTGAACGCCGCGATCGAAGCGGCACGGGCCGGAGAACAGGGACGCGGATTTGCCGTAGTTGCCGATGAAGTGCGCAAGCTGGCGGAACAATCCGAGCAGTCGGCACGCGAGATCGAGCGCCTGATCCAAGACATCCAGAAGGAAACAGCGCAAGTCGTCAGCGCGATTGACCAAGGAACACAGGAAGCCGAGGCAGGAAGCGTCATCGTACGGGAAGCAGGGGAGGCGTTCCAGCGCATCGTGGTTTCTTCCCATACGATTGCGGGACAAGTACAGGAAGTATCCGCAGCCACGGAAGAAATGTCGGCAAGCATCCAGCAGATCGTCTCTTCGATGGATGAGATGAAGCGCTTGTCCGAAGAAGCTGCGGATCATACCCAGGGTGTGGCGGCCAACTCGGAGGAGCAGCTGGCGGCGATGCAGGAAATTGCCTACTCCAGCGAAAATTTGAGCAAGCTGTCGCATGAGCTGCAAGAGTCGATCAGCCGTTTTAACATCTAATGGCGGCGAAGAACCAATCGAACAAAGCCATGCCGTATGAATGATGTCATGCCGAACACATAGGAAAAAGAGAGGCTCTTTCGAGGGCCTCTCTTTTTATGGGGCTGTGCAAACGATTCGATGGCAACCCCCTCAGGATGCGCGGGACTCCGCTTGGTGCGCGGTGATCTCCTCATACTCTTTTTCGCTGATCAGGCTGCTGTTGTTTTTCATGAACAGCGTGTACAGGGCAAGCGAGATCAACAATCCGATGGTCCATGCGTTATCCCAGATGAAACCGAGTCCGGGGATCAGCTTGCTGATAAATGGGACGGCAATCCCGATGGCCATGGCCCACACTGCACTCCAGTTGAATCCGCCCGTGTACGAATAGATGCCGTTTGTCCGGTACAGCTCCGTCAGGTGAATCCGCCGCTTGCGCACCAGCCAGTAATCGGCGATGGCAATGCCGTCAATCGGGCCGAGGAGGGCGGCATACGTTCCCAGCCACAGAAAGATGTAGTTGCCAAAATTGTCGAGAATGTACCAGGGCTGCATCGCAAGCGCTGCCACTCCGGTGATGATCGCGCCGGCCCCAAAGGTCATCTTGCGCGGCGCCAGATTCTCGATGGCCCGGGCAGGTGCGACGACATTGGCGGCGACGTTCGTGGTCAGCGTGGCGAGGATAATGCCGATAGTGCCCAGGAAGATGGCAAAAGGAGAAAATTTGGCCAGGACGGCGGCAGGATCCCAGATCGCTTCTCCGTAGATGACGACCGTAGCGGATGCGACGGCCACACCGATGAACGAGAAGCCTCCCATGGTCGTCGGCAGGGCGGTCGACTGTCCGACGATTTGCGCTTTTTGACTTTTCGCGTAGCGGCAGAAGTCGGGAATA
This sequence is a window from Brevibacillus composti. Protein-coding genes within it:
- a CDS encoding nitrilase-related carbon-nitrogen hydrolase, yielding MGNKVTIGLIQAKNEVHGDEPVHVHKEKAIEKHVSMMREAAAKGAQIICLQEIFYGPYFCAEQSTKWYEAAEEIPDGPTVRQFQELAKELGTVLILPIYERVGIGTYYNTAAVIDADGSYLGKYRKQHIPHVGVGEKGCGFWEKYYFKPGNLGYPVFETAFAKIGVYICYDRHFPEGARLLGLNGAEIIFNPSATVAGLSEYLWKLEQPAHAVANGYYVAAINRVGVEEPWAMGEFYGQSYLVDPRGQFVAIGSRDRDEVIIGEMDRNLIHQVRDTWQFYRDRRPETYEDMVKLLP
- a CDS encoding NCS1 family nucleobase:cation symporter-1 — translated: MKTQVDAGGIVTLTKEGEHLIKDSPLFNEGLRPTTMEEHNWTSYNFASLWIGMSICLPAYSLAAGLIALGMNWWQAILTIILGNCIVLIPILLNSHAGTKFGIPYPVYARLWFGSRGAHIPAVARGLVGAGWFGINCWFGGTAIDTLLMSMSGWENVAGHTWIAFFGFWALNVWIAYRGPEAIKKMEFWAAPILIIMSLALLVWALTTAGGWGPMLSAPSKFNTVGEFLIVFFPSLTGAIAFWATMALNIPDFCRYAKSQKAQIVGQSTALPTTMGGFSFIGVAVASATVVIYGEAIWDPAAVLAKFSPFAIFLGTIGIILATLTTNVAANVVAPARAIENLAPRKMTFGAGAIITGVAALAMQPWYILDNFGNYIFLWLGTYAALLGPIDGIAIADYWLVRKRRIHLTELYRTNGIYSYTGGFNWSAVWAMAIGIAVPFISKLIPGLGFIWDNAWTIGLLISLALYTLFMKNNSSLISEKEYEEITAHQAESRAS
- a CDS encoding methyl-accepting chemotaxis protein, which codes for MKKLFSKFKPRKKQDAPRSQKLKKLGNMRLNVLRNLKTRTKLISLVVLMGVFMAAVGATGLFNLMKAESRMTTMYEDQLLPVKWINELRTETRQIEGLIYKMMLESSPSKLRDYKQQYGDLVTRSDELLAQLEATGNSDKEKEILETLRMLLDKYRSDQNVVIKLIDEGNADEAFAFFRATESTLNGINQELKGWASFKETYAEEMNNTNTQEAKTVEMLMAVIAIMAIVLSLGLGFTIARLIANPLREVASRLEELASGNLNVEPIDDLGRDEAGVLAAAFNRLAAELRQLIEQVKIASEQVASSSQQLHASAEMTAQSAQQAAEAIEEIASGTEVQSQRTAEGVRVMEEMALAVQRIAETSGTVSEFSGQAAKEAEQGNERVQSAVQQMSAINEAVSRASALVQSLGVRSDAIGEIVQVITGIASQTNLLALNAAIEAARAGEQGRGFAVVADEVRKLAEQSEQSAREIERLIQDIQKETAQVVSAIDQGTQEAEAGSVIVREAGEAFQRIVVSSHTIAGQVQEVSAATEEMSASIQQIVSSMDEMKRLSEEAADHTQGVAANSEEQLAAMQEIAYSSENLSKLSHELQESISRFNI